A genomic window from Candidatus Pelagisphaera phototrophica includes:
- a CDS encoding solute:sodium symporter family transporter, which translates to MGTFLSFLFFTGLVGLITYLKTRRDNLLSSKGYFLAGNSLNGWVIAGSLMLTNLSAANFTGMTANVYKGNLSPIAWTVTVIPVLIYFCSFLLPTFLKGGFTTIPEFLESRFSKSTQRIVAVMFLFSYIVSAMPVALYGGSIAINHLFNVPQAFGLSDEMAIWIVVWVLGSIGSVYALFGGLKGVAISDTLNGVGLLIGGALVFIIGVYQVGDHNFFEGAKTILTKNTEILDAVGDVSDGIPFSVLFTGMLIHNFFFWTTNQFIIQRTLGAKSLKEGQKGIMLASFFKVLNVLYIAFPGIIAFHLYGANNFENPDFVYPTLIRDIMPNFFVGFFAAVIFGTVLSTFNSVLNSSVTIFALDVYKPLFGKNRTDDEVIQRSRRIGLVMAIATMTIAPFIMYFPEGIFTFMVKVDSLFGAPILMALLLGYFSRRTPAKIVNICLCTFVTVYGILMFIIQPEMHYLHYMAMLFVFFISLALLLSRSSPATKPEFRTMTVEGLDLRPWKHFKLVSVIAMLVMIGAYISFSSWGLVESDKPKTIEYGYIAMGLLIAVCVFGIPLFRKRVSSAG; encoded by the coding sequence ATGGGCACTTTTCTATCCTTCCTCTTTTTTACCGGTCTGGTCGGCCTGATCACCTACCTCAAGACTCGACGGGACAACCTGCTCTCCTCAAAAGGCTACTTCCTGGCGGGAAACAGTCTCAATGGATGGGTAATCGCCGGATCCCTCATGCTCACCAACCTGAGCGCCGCGAATTTCACCGGCATGACCGCCAACGTCTACAAGGGAAACCTATCCCCCATAGCTTGGACGGTAACCGTCATACCTGTGCTCATCTACTTTTGCTCATTCCTGCTGCCCACGTTTCTCAAGGGAGGTTTTACCACGATTCCAGAGTTTCTGGAAAGCCGATTTAGCAAGTCCACCCAGCGGATTGTGGCGGTCATGTTTCTGTTTTCCTACATCGTCAGCGCCATGCCGGTTGCTCTCTATGGAGGATCGATCGCCATCAACCATTTGTTTAACGTTCCTCAGGCGTTCGGTCTTAGCGATGAAATGGCGATATGGATCGTGGTATGGGTGCTTGGCAGCATTGGCAGTGTGTATGCACTTTTTGGAGGTCTGAAAGGCGTGGCTATTTCAGACACTTTAAACGGAGTCGGTCTTCTTATTGGCGGGGCTCTTGTGTTCATTATCGGCGTCTATCAAGTGGGCGACCACAATTTTTTCGAAGGAGCCAAAACGATTCTCACCAAGAACACCGAGATACTCGATGCAGTGGGTGACGTCTCCGATGGGATCCCGTTTTCAGTACTCTTCACAGGGATGCTCATTCACAACTTCTTCTTCTGGACAACTAACCAGTTTATAATCCAGCGGACACTCGGGGCCAAGAGCCTTAAAGAGGGTCAAAAGGGCATCATGTTGGCTTCGTTCTTCAAAGTTCTGAACGTCCTCTACATCGCATTCCCGGGAATCATCGCCTTTCACCTCTATGGTGCCAATAATTTCGAGAATCCCGATTTCGTATACCCCACATTGATACGTGATATCATGCCCAACTTTTTCGTCGGCTTCTTCGCTGCCGTCATTTTCGGAACGGTCTTGAGTACTTTCAATTCCGTCCTGAATAGTTCCGTCACCATTTTCGCATTGGACGTATACAAACCTCTTTTTGGAAAGAATCGAACTGACGACGAGGTCATTCAAAGAAGCAGGCGCATCGGTCTTGTCATGGCGATTGCCACCATGACCATTGCCCCGTTTATCATGTACTTCCCAGAAGGGATTTTTACATTCATGGTAAAGGTGGACAGCCTTTTCGGAGCCCCCATATTGATGGCCCTTCTGCTTGGCTATTTTTCACGAAGGACGCCCGCCAAGATCGTCAATATTTGCCTCTGCACCTTCGTCACCGTATACGGCATTCTGATGTTTATTATCCAGCCGGAAATGCATTACCTTCACTACATGGCGATGCTTTTCGTTTTCTTTATATCGCTTGCGCTCCTCCTCTCACGCTCTAGCCCGGCAACCAAACCCGAGTTCCGTACGATGACCGTCGAAGGCCTAGACCTGCGACCTTGGAAGCACTTCAAACTGGTTAGCGTCATTGCGATGCTGGTGATGATTGGTGCCTACATTTCCTTTTCCTCATGGGGGCTAGTGGAATCGGACAAGCCTAAAACCATAGAATATGGATACATCGCTATGGGACTCTTAATCGCAGTTTGCGTGTTCGGCATTCCGCTGTTTCGGAAAAGGGTTTCCAGTGCGGGATAG
- a CDS encoding hydroxypyruvate isomerase family protein, whose translation MEANYPIDRRELLKRSAKGIIGGSIASVGLASQAQANTTSTSFVTNGRIRQSIMGWCFRDHMDAVTLAKHCKEIGLVAMEGISAEHYPAIMEMGLAVSLVSGNHGFAKGPCNPEYHDLVVKGLTEGIDLAKKVGCQNVITFTGMRFDGMDDEKAAQGCIDTWKEVLPHAEKNGITIVLEHLNSRDDTHPMKGHPGYFGDDVDFCVDLIKRVGSENFKLLFDIYHVSVMNGDVIRRIRQYHEYIAHYHTAGNPGRGELDDTQEINYPPILKEILKTGYTGYVAQEFIPTWDDPIAALRHAAKLCDV comes from the coding sequence ATGGAAGCAAACTACCCAATCGATCGACGCGAACTTTTGAAGCGAAGCGCCAAAGGCATTATAGGAGGTTCAATCGCTTCTGTCGGGCTCGCCTCCCAAGCGCAGGCAAATACCACGAGCACCTCATTCGTGACCAACGGACGCATCCGGCAATCCATCATGGGCTGGTGCTTTCGCGATCACATGGATGCGGTGACTCTGGCCAAGCACTGCAAGGAAATCGGCCTGGTCGCCATGGAAGGTATTTCCGCTGAGCACTATCCCGCTATTATGGAGATGGGCTTGGCAGTGTCACTGGTTTCGGGGAATCACGGATTCGCCAAAGGGCCCTGCAACCCCGAATACCACGATCTGGTTGTCAAAGGGCTCACCGAAGGAATCGATTTGGCCAAAAAAGTCGGCTGCCAGAATGTGATTACTTTTACGGGAATGCGGTTTGACGGAATGGACGATGAAAAAGCGGCCCAAGGCTGCATCGACACCTGGAAAGAAGTACTTCCGCACGCGGAAAAGAACGGAATCACGATTGTCCTCGAGCACCTCAATTCCCGGGACGACACGCATCCGATGAAAGGACACCCGGGATACTTCGGGGATGACGTGGACTTTTGTGTCGACTTGATAAAGCGTGTTGGCTCGGAAAACTTTAAACTGCTTTTCGACATCTACCATGTATCGGTAATGAACGGCGACGTCATCCGCCGTATACGGCAATATCACGAATACATCGCTCACTACCACACCGCAGGAAATCCAGGACGAGGGGAACTCGACGACACGCAGGAAATCAATTATCCTCCCATTTTAAAAGAAATCCTGAAAACGGGATACACTGGATACGTCGCTCAGGAGTTCATTCCCACCTGGGACGACCCCATCGCCGCCCTCCGTCACGCCGCAAAACTCTGCGACGTATGA
- a CDS encoding LON peptidase substrate-binding domain-containing protein yields the protein MLLPSATLFPQGVQPLHIFEPRYREMLDDALQSHCMICMGTLTSEETDNPQECTAPVGTVGLIRASREQTDGRSNLILHGVLRVEFTDWLFEKDYPFAAIQPAPSVSVPESETQAVVDDLRSAVYLALQNFPDAIAEQVKNAVEQVAQSPAAFADVIAQQFILDPAMRRELLEEPSVKKRFDKLVHELRNAERDDRN from the coding sequence ATTCTTCTTCCCAGTGCGACTCTTTTTCCGCAAGGCGTCCAGCCGTTACACATTTTCGAACCACGGTATCGGGAAATGCTGGACGATGCGCTTCAATCCCACTGCATGATTTGCATGGGAACGCTCACTTCGGAAGAGACCGACAATCCACAAGAGTGCACCGCGCCCGTTGGGACCGTCGGTCTGATTAGAGCCTCTCGAGAACAAACGGATGGACGCTCGAATCTCATCCTTCACGGAGTGCTGCGTGTCGAATTTACGGATTGGCTATTCGAAAAAGACTATCCATTTGCTGCAATTCAACCGGCTCCCTCGGTTTCGGTTCCCGAATCCGAAACTCAGGCGGTCGTCGATGACCTGCGCAGTGCCGTCTACCTGGCTTTACAAAACTTTCCGGATGCGATCGCTGAACAGGTTAAAAATGCCGTCGAGCAAGTAGCCCAAAGCCCAGCTGCATTCGCCGATGTAATCGCTCAGCAGTTCATTCTCGATCCCGCAATGCGCAGGGAGCTTTTGGAGGAACCCAGCGTTAAAAAGCGCTTTGACAAGCTCGTGCACGAATTGCGAAACGCTGAACGGGACGACCGCAATTAG
- a CDS encoding Gfo/Idh/MocA family protein codes for MIIDPISRRKFIKTTGAASVASLLVGAQNLHAAGANDKIRIGLIGLGGRGCRAGIIDCAEADSNIELVAMGDLFPDHLEDAKERIRQSMAKRNLPFKDIYKVTTDTMFSGFDAYKKVIACDVDLIILTTPPVFRPLHFKAAVEAGKHVFIEKPVAVDPVGVRDIINTSKLAEAKGLTVVAGTQMRRARHIMAGIEQIREGAMGDILSGQSTRIGGALSNWRQSEAIRSKSWSDMEWQLRRWLFTTWGSGDFIVEQHVHNLDLVDWVMGSHPVKAIGTGGRQNRTDSIYPNVWDHVSVEYEYANGARVTHIGSQIDGVSSRNDMRIDGTEGRLFLSFAKVTIEGKKPFKYDGPRPNPAVQEYKDTLDAIRSGNTINEGKRIAQSTMTAILGRMAAYTGRNLSWDWAMNASKLDLTPKEWKFGDHAIAPVAVPGVTKLV; via the coding sequence ATGATCATCGACCCTATATCGAGACGCAAATTCATCAAAACGACTGGTGCTGCCAGCGTTGCTTCCCTCCTCGTCGGAGCCCAGAACCTCCACGCTGCTGGAGCGAACGATAAAATTAGAATTGGCCTCATCGGACTGGGTGGTCGCGGCTGCAGAGCCGGCATCATCGACTGTGCGGAAGCGGATTCCAATATCGAGCTAGTCGCCATGGGGGACCTGTTTCCCGATCATCTCGAGGATGCCAAAGAGCGAATTCGCCAGAGCATGGCGAAGCGCAACCTTCCCTTCAAAGACATCTACAAGGTAACGACAGACACGATGTTCTCAGGCTTCGACGCTTACAAGAAGGTCATCGCCTGCGACGTCGATCTTATCATCCTCACCACTCCGCCCGTTTTCCGACCCCTCCACTTCAAGGCAGCGGTCGAGGCAGGCAAGCACGTCTTCATCGAAAAGCCGGTCGCTGTCGATCCAGTTGGAGTGCGAGACATCATCAATACATCCAAGCTCGCCGAAGCCAAAGGACTGACCGTAGTCGCGGGTACGCAAATGCGCAGAGCGCGGCACATCATGGCTGGGATTGAGCAGATTCGCGAAGGTGCCATGGGCGATATTCTGTCTGGACAATCAACTCGTATAGGCGGGGCCTTGTCTAACTGGCGCCAGAGCGAAGCGATCCGTTCTAAGAGTTGGTCCGATATGGAATGGCAGCTGCGCCGCTGGCTATTCACTACGTGGGGATCCGGAGACTTTATCGTGGAGCAGCACGTGCACAACCTTGACCTCGTTGACTGGGTCATGGGCTCGCATCCCGTCAAAGCGATCGGCACGGGTGGACGGCAAAACCGCACCGACTCTATATACCCCAATGTATGGGATCACGTGTCCGTTGAATACGAATACGCCAACGGAGCACGGGTCACACACATCGGATCTCAGATCGATGGGGTTAGCTCGAGAAACGATATGCGGATCGATGGCACTGAAGGACGCCTCTTTCTCAGCTTTGCCAAGGTCACCATTGAGGGTAAAAAGCCATTCAAATACGATGGTCCTAGACCCAACCCCGCCGTACAGGAATATAAAGATACGCTAGACGCGATTCGCTCCGGAAACACTATCAACGAAGGCAAACGAATCGCTCAAAGTACCATGACCGCCATTCTTGGCCGTATGGCCGCCTACACCGGTCGCAACCTTAGCTGGGACTGGGCCATGAACGCATCTAAACTGGACCTGACTCCTAAGGAATGGAAATTCGGAGACCATGCGATCGCGCCGGTGGCGGTACCCGGTGTAACAAAGTTGGTTTAG